A window from Macadamia integrifolia cultivar HAES 741 unplaced genomic scaffold, SCU_Mint_v3 scaffold1006, whole genome shotgun sequence encodes these proteins:
- the LOC122062367 gene encoding salicylic acid-binding protein 2-like, whose amino-acid sequence MGSSRVSEVVMSIVVVLVLLQLLPANGQPRKCNFKQRSPCPPKPNNGLGHIVLVHGAGQGEWFWYKVTPILEAAGYKVTTVQLGPSVTMDVDSLENVSFSSYSKPLFDLLECIDHKVLLVAHSAGGFNIAVAMEKYPNKILAGVFIAAYMPDTTHSMSYVLDQGANYTEGWQDTCIVKSGSTTWYFFGDGFLTSKLYHKCPPEDIALMRTQKRPGSFFYNEMAEMHLTNENYGSVDRFYIAIEDDLAVATDYQHVMIANFPVKEQKLINGSGHEVMLSKPLELAAHILDIARQYSSHLVTAKASRYRTWAGWVEMRAKPKSVLRNALWD is encoded by the exons ATGGGTAGTTCTAGGGTGAGTGAAGTGGTTATGTCCATTGTGGTGGTCCTTGTGCTGTTGCAGCTGTTGCCTGCCAATGGACAACCACGTAAATGCAACTTCAAACAAAGGTCACCATGCCCTCCAAAGCCcaacaatgggttgggtcaTATTGTTCTTGTACATGGTGCAGGTCAAGGAGAATGGTTCTGGTACAAGGTTACACCAATACTGGAGGCTGCAGGCTATAAAGTGACAACCGTCCAACTTGGACCTTCAGTGACCATGGATGTTGATTCATTGGAAAACGTTTCGTTTTCGAGTTACTCAAAGCCATTGTTTGATCTGTTGGAATGCATAGACCACAAGGTTTTGCTTGTGGCTCACAGTGCAGGAGGATTCAATATTGCTGTTGCAATGGAAAAGTACCCCAACAAGATACTTGCAGGTGTCTTTATTGCTGCTTACATGCCTGATACTACACATAGCATGTCCTATGTCCTTGATCAG GGAGCGAACTATACTGAAGGATGGCAAGACACTTGTATCGTGAAAAGTGGGAGCACCACATGGTATTTCTTTGGTGATGGTTTCTTGACATCAAAACTCTATCACAAGTGCCCTCCTGAg GATATTGCGCTAATGCGTACACAGAAAAGGCCAGGATCGTTCTTTTACAATGAAATGGCTGAAATGCATCTAACAAATGAGAATTATGGTTCAGTTGATCGATTCTACATTGCAATCGAAGATGATTTAGCAGTTGCTACTGACTATCAACACGTAATGATTGCCAATTTTCCGGTGAAGGAGCAGAAGCTGATTAATGGTTCTGGTCATGAAGTTATGCTATCAAAGCCCTTAGAGTTGGCTGCTCATATCTTAGATATTGCCAGACAATATTCCTCTCATTTGGTGACTGCTAAAGCTTCTCGATATAGAACTTGGGCCGGTTGGGTTGAGATGAGAGCCAAGCCAAAATCAGTCCTACGCAATGCCTTGTGGGATTGA